A region of Paraburkholderia largidicola DNA encodes the following proteins:
- a CDS encoding peptidase C39 codes for MKHYLNPPRRTCLATLIATACGLATSAFAADLSSSRDVAPAAIQWQSVGDDVLAQQTGKGAGGQMISGFVLNVLSQWQLPNGANALAQGSLSVARDASNALTANVNTLARVTDGRGNPGADPNAQTIGGQRIAVNGVSQVTQVAGDRNAGFNTATIDFNNNPQLLAGGTNAQSAAASNASGNVKAGISFGNGGVTVALQTPAGIASQTIAPSNAQQAGAIAQLLQIAGNNQQVANQLQLSLQTTPMSSSMLRQAGVLQALQNAVNARR; via the coding sequence ATGAAGCACTACCTCAACCCGCCTCGCCGCACCTGTCTCGCGACATTGATCGCCACGGCGTGCGGCCTCGCCACCAGCGCTTTCGCCGCCGACCTTTCGAGTTCGCGCGACGTGGCGCCGGCGGCGATCCAGTGGCAAAGCGTCGGGGATGATGTGCTCGCCCAGCAGACCGGAAAAGGCGCGGGCGGACAAATGATCTCCGGTTTCGTATTGAACGTACTTTCGCAATGGCAGTTGCCGAACGGCGCGAACGCGCTCGCGCAAGGCAGCCTCTCCGTTGCACGCGATGCATCGAACGCGCTGACGGCCAACGTCAACACGCTCGCGCGCGTCACCGACGGCCGCGGCAATCCGGGCGCAGACCCGAATGCCCAGACGATCGGCGGACAGCGCATCGCGGTCAACGGCGTATCGCAGGTCACGCAGGTGGCGGGCGATCGCAACGCCGGCTTCAACACGGCGACGATCGACTTCAACAACAATCCGCAACTGCTGGCAGGCGGCACGAATGCGCAGAGCGCAGCGGCCTCGAATGCCTCGGGCAACGTCAAGGCAGGCATCTCGTTCGGCAACGGCGGCGTGACCGTCGCGCTGCAGACGCCTGCCGGCATCGCATCGCAAACCATTGCACCCAGCAACGCGCAACAGGCCGGCGCGATTGCTCAACTACTGCAGATTGCAGGCAATAACCAGCAAGTCGCCAACCAGTTGCAGCTGTCGTTGCAGACGACGCCGATGTCGTCCTCGATGCTGCGCCAGGCCGGCGTACTACAAGCCCTGCAAAACGCAGTAAACGCAAGGAGATAA